The genomic stretch TGTCAACATCGAATCTTTTCGTTCTTCGCTTAATCGAATTGTGACAATGATGGACTAAAAACACTCATTTGGTGGTGCACCCCGAAAGTTAGAGTTAAAAACTAACTTTCGGGGTGTTTTTTGTATGAAAAAAACATATACACTCGAATGGAAAATTCAGTATACTGAACATATCACTTTTAAAAAGGAATTATGTGACAGTAGAATGAATCACTCCAAACAATTAACTTCAACCTCTGAAACATCTCTATTTATTATTTTATTAGTATTTAGTATTCTTACTTATATTTTCTTGTTTTTTTCAGTTATTGGAATCGTGATTATTGCACTATTATGGTTGATTTCCTTTTTTAGCCATGGCCTTTTTCTTGGTCAAATCAGAAGCAATGGAGTAAAGATAACTGACAACCAGTACCCTCAAATCAATCAAAAGGTTTATGATCTATGTAAGGAAATGAATATTTTTAAGATTCCGAGTGTCTATGTAGTGGAATCGGCAGGGATCTTGAATGCATTTGCGACGCGGCTATTAGGTCGTAATTTTGTTGTACTCTATTCAGATATCTTTGAACTGATTGAAGAAGGTGCTGAGGATGAAGTGACGTTTATTCTTGCTCATGAGCTCGCTCATATTAAACGAAATCACATTTTAAAACAAATCCTTCTTTTACCAGGTAATGTCGTTCCTTTTCTAGGTTCAGCCTATTCTAGAGCATGTGAATATACATGTGATCGAATGGGGGCGTATTTCATTGAAAATGGAGAGTGTGCAGGGAACGGATTAATGATTCTTGCGGTAGGCAAGCGCTTATACCAAAGTGTGAACAAAGATGCTTACATCATGCAACTCCAATCTGAGAGAAGCTTTTTTGTTTGGTTAAGTGAATTGTTGTCGACCCATCCACCACTACCTAAACGAATAGCTGCAGTAGAGACATTTATGTATATGCGGGAAGAAACGCATTTTCCTGCTCCTCGAAAGAAAATAGTCATTCTTTCACTAATCATTTTTCTTTTCTTTGTAGGTGGAGTTGGATCAGCTGTAGTTGCATCGGAAGTGATTATTCCGTCCCTTTCCTCAGTATTTGAGGAGGAAAGCGTGTTTGATGATGGGGAGGTTACCGGCATTACCCCACTTATGGAAGCCATTATGTCAGAAGATGAAGCGGAATTTCAGTCGCTGATCTCAACCGGCAATCTGGAGGCAACGGATTCTGACGGTTGGAATGCACTTCATTATGCAGCGGAATATCCGGAAGATGAAAAAATGCTTGAAACGCTCCTGGATCTTGGAATGGATCCTAATCAACATGATCATTATGGTATGACCCCGCTCATGGTTTCAAGTCAAAATGGCTTTGTTTCTAAAGTTGAGCATTTACTTGTCGCTGGAGCAGATCCAAATCTTGAAGATCAGGAAGGGTGGACCCCACTAATTTATATCGCTTACATGGAGCCAACCAATCGTAACGATCTTTATGAAATGCTTCTTGCAGCTGGTGCAGACCCTTTCAAGGAAGATGAAGCAGGTTATACTGCAATTGACTATGCACGAGATGCGGGAAATGAAGCAGACGTTAAGTTATTATCTCAATAATGGAACAGTCACAGGGTGTTGACCCTTTTTATGAAGTGACACTAATAGGAGAGGCGGAAGTAGAATGAATGATTCGCAAGTGTTAAAGCAATTTACGTTTTGGCGCTATCGTACAATTCAAGCGCTGGATGCTGTCACAGAAGAACAAGCTGATTGTCTTCCGGAAGGTTTTACGAATACGGTTCGATGGAATTTAGGACATATTCTCGTGACGGCTGAATTTGCTTTAGATCGCTTTACAGGTATGGAAAAGAGCCTGCCAGGAAATTTCTCACCATTATTTAAAGCGGGTACGCGACCTGAGCAATGGGCGGAATCACCGCCTTCACTTGCAGAAATAAAATATTACTTGTTAGAGCAAATTAACCTTATAAAGGAGTTGGAAGGTAAACTTCGCGATCCGCTTCAACATGAATTTTCAATAGGCTCTTATTTGGAACTCGAGACAATTGGAGAACTTTTATTATTTCTAATGAATCACGAGAATCTTCATCTTGGAACAATTAGTGGCATTAAACGAGCTCAAGGCATAAAAGAACTTTGGAAAAAAGCATCTGTATGAGTACAGTCAAAAACGCGTGTGATTCACGCGTTTTTTTGTTTGGTTACAAAAAACGTGTAAAAAGGCAAGCTTAGACGTTAGGTATTTGTAAATAACACAGGAATTTTAAATTTTCTAAAAAAAGGTTGAACACTTTCGAAAAGTTGTTATATAATACTAACAAATAAAACAAATTGTATTATAACAGATGGAGGGGGTTTAAAATGGATTGCTACACTTGTTATGGAAATGGTGAACTTGAATGTCCGCACTGTCATGGGAAAGAAAGAAAAAATGAAGGTTGTCACCACTGTGAAGGAGAAGGATGCGTTGGATGTCACCGTTGTAACAGTAGCGGTAGGCTAGAATAGGAGGGAAAGCTGTGCTTGATGGAATTGTTGAAAGCGCTAACGTTCACGGAAGTGACTTACTAACAAATGAAGCGATGATGTTTCTACAGAAGCTTCATCGTCGCTTTCATCAAGATCTACATCAGTTAGAAGAACAGCAAAATCGCACATCGAATGGTCAACTTCTAATGGAAACAAAGGATATCAGAGAAGCTAGTTGGGAAGTAAAGGCTGTTCGTAAAGACCTTCAAGAGAGACGCGTCGTTCTCAAGAATACGGCTTCTCCATTAGAGTCGGTACCTCAAAAATCTGGGGCTAATCTTTTTATAGCTGATTATTTTGCTGAATCGCTTTCTTTCACTGATCGTTTGATCGCACAAGAAAATCTGAAGTTGTTTATTCAAAAGAATTTTTTTCACACGGTCCAAAAACCAATTGCCGTAATGATTACACCTTCTGACTGGAGAAGGAAAGATACGATTAATGGTTTGCAAATGTCAGCTAGTCTAGTAGATTTTGGTCTTTATGTTTTTCATCATACTGAAACTTTAAAAAGAAATGGTTCAGCTCCATACCTTTGCTTAAAAGGGCTAGAGACTTATGAGGAGGCGAAGTGGTGGAATAACGTTCTTACTTATTTAGAAAGAGAAATGAATTTGAAGGAAGGCACAATGAAAGCAACAATCACGATCACAATGGAAAATGTTCATCAAACAGACGAAATGCTTTATGAACTCCGTAACCATTGTGCGGGAATTCACTTGTTAGAAGAAAACAGGGGGATAACGGACGTAGCAAGGTATGTTATTAGTATTGGACACAAGCGAAAAACCCACGTCATTAGTGAGGGTAGTGAAAAGAAAAGACAGGCGGATCTTTTCGAAATACTCACGCGAGAAGCGGTAGAAGGATTTGATGGTAAATGCGTCACAGACGCTAGTTTGATACAGATGATAAAAGGCATTTGGAATCATTATATGCCTGAACCAAATCAAATGTGGAAAAAACGACATGAATATTTAAGTATATTAGCTGATTTGAATCAAACAAAGGTTGTCTAACGTAAAAAACTTAGGGGGAATTAATTATGACAAAGCAAACGGCAGCATCACTTCAAGAAAATTGGAAGCAAGAACGTTTTAAAGGAATCGAACGTCCATATTCACCTGAGGAAGTGTTGAGGTTGCAGGGATCCATTCAAATTGAGTACACCCTTGCAAAGAGAGGGTCAGAAAGGTTATGGAAGCTCGTTAACGAAGAGGATTTTGTTAACGCGCTAGGTGCTCTTACTGGTAACCAGGCAGTTCAGCAGGTGAAGGCTGGCTTAAAAGCCATATACTTAAGCGGTTGGCAAGTAGCCGCAGATGCGAATGTATCAGGTCAAATGTATCCTGACCAAAGTTTGTATCCTGTAAACAGCGTACCACAAGTTGTAAAACGAATTAATCAAGCGCTCCAACGAGCGGATCAAATTGAACATTCAGAGGGTATTCATGATCGAGATTGGTTTGTGCCAATTGTGGCTGATGCTGAAGCCGGTTTTGGTGGGGCGCTAAATGTTTTTGAACTTATGAAGTCCATGATTGAAGCAGGTGCAGCTGCTGTCCACTTTGAGGATCAACTTTCTTCAGAGAAGAAATGTGGTCACCTTGGAGGAAAGGTTCTTCTTCCAACACAGCAGGCCGTGAAAAATTTAATTTCAGCACGTTTAGCAGCAGATGTGATGGGCGTACCCACGTTAATCATTGCGCGGACGGATGCGAATGCAGCTAACTTAATTACGAGCGATGTTGATAAATATGATGGTGAATTTTTAACAGGTGAACGCACTCCTGAAGGCTTTTTCTACACGAAACCAGGTCTTGACCAGGCGATTGCAAGAGGCCTTGCTTATGCGCCGTACGCTGATCTTATCTGGTGTGAAACGTCTGAACCTAATTTGGAAGAAGCTCAGAAATTCGCAAATGCTATACATGAGCGTTTCCCTGGGAAATTGCTAGCTTACAACTGTTCGCCTTCTTTTAACTGGAAAAAGAAGTTGGATGATGAAACGATCGCTAAATTCCAACGCGAATTAGGTAAGATGGGCTATAAGTTCCAATTTGTTACACTTGCTGGTTTCCATGCGCTCAATCACAGCATGTTCGAACTTGCACGAGACTATAAGGATAATGGAATGGCAGCTTACTCAAGACTTCAGCAAGCAGAATTTGCTAGTGAGGCAGATGGTTACTCTGCTACAAGACACCAGCGTGAGGTTGGAACAGGTTACTTTGATACTGTATCACAGGTTATTACAGGAGGAACATCTTCTACGACTGCTTTAAAAGGTTCAACAGAAGAAGAGCAGTTTACTTCAACGAAATAAGAAAAAAACCGGCTGAAATTCAGCCGGTTTTTGTGTGGCATGCGCTTAAATAGAGAAAGCGGATGAGAAAGAGTACTAGAAAACGGAAGGATAATGAGTGAAAAACACTTATTTCCGCGATAGTTCCAAGAATTCCGCGAAATTAGTTTTGGATCTCTCAGGGACGGCTTCCGCTTTTCATGTCTAGCTACGACTCGCAGAAACTGCGATATTTCGCTCTTTCACCAGAACACAAAGGGCGTGTTCTAGTTCAAGCGCTCCAATATCTCCGTTTCTAAACGCTCGTCTCCGCTTTTCATGTCTAGCTGCGCGGGCCAAATCCTCCGGCTGTTTCGCCCTTTCGATTGAGACAAAAAGCGTCTCATTCGAAAGGGCTCCAACATCCTGCGGATTTAGGCAGGCCCGCTCCGCTTTTCTTGTCTAGCTACGACTCGCAGAAACTGCGATATTTCGCTCTTTCACCAGAACACAAAGGGCGTGTTCTAATTCAAGCGCTCCAATATCTCCGTTTCTAAACGCTCGTCTCCGCTTTTCATGTCTAGCTGCAGCGCCCAGCCTCTCGATCGCTTCACCATTTCATCCAAACACAAAGACCGTGTTCAAATGAAATGGCTCCAGTGCCTGTCGAGGCTTAACGGGCGCTTCCGTTTTTCGTTATTTAAACTTAATTCCTGATTCTTCTACGTTTCCGCCTTCTTTGGCTTCGACTAGGGTGTCGAGGGCTTTGTTTAGGACTTGTTTGTGTTGTTCTTTGTTGTTAGGTTGTCCTACGGCGCTGCCGAATGGGAAGCGGTTATATAGGGAGCGAGGTACGTTAACTTGTTCGCTGATTTCTTTAGACATTGTTAATGTGATTGTTGGAATGCCGTTTTCTTCAAGTACGCGTGCGACCAGACCGGCCGACTGTTGACAGACTGGTCAGGAAGGCACCAACAAAGCGAAGTCTACGTTTTCTTTAAGTAATTTTTGCGCCACCTCTTGAGCTGTCACATTTTTTAGTGGGTGAGGTGTTGGGATATATCCCATAAAGCTATAGTGCGTTTCGGCAAGTTCACCGATACGTCCTTCTTCTTGAAGTTCTTTCATGACATCAAGAGGGAAAAGGACGTTTGCATCTTGCCTCGCATTTGTTTGATCATAGTGCTCATGTGATATAGAAAGATCTTTTAATGAAGTTGAAACAGGAATCTCACGATAGGATGGGTCACCAAGTCCAAAGTTATCATTAAACGGTGTTTGTCCTTTTACATAAAAGCCACCAGTTGAGATTAAAGCACCTTTGGCATTACTTAAGTCTTTATTAAACGGTGTAAAGGGGCTCGTTTCATTCTTTTCGTAACGAAAAGAGGGTACCCAATTTTGTTGAACTGCTTGTTCGACTTTTTCAATCATATATTTTCCTCCTTCATATAAAATTTATGGTACCTGTTTGTTTTAGCATGTATACAAAAAAAACAAAAGTAAAACGTCCTGACCAGCATAAACGGCTTCCTTATGAAATAGGATGAATAGTAAAAGAGCAAGGAGGGACAGGCCGCTATGATAAAGAGAAGAAACGCCTTAGTCAAATGATCATTCGCTTCTTCACTTTCTTAATCGGATTTGGCCTCTCCGTTGCGGGCGGTGTTACGTTAATTCTTCAACTAAATTTAATTATTATTGGACATAGCTTGTTTGAATATTTTGCGTATATTTCACAAACAACGGAACTTTATTTATTTGTGTCGGGGGTTATCGTCGTTTGGTTTAGTGTTTACTGGCCGAGGTTGTAGCTCTTAAGAATTCGAATATCTCCGCTAATGCCCCTTCCCGAATAAGAAACCTCTCATACCCTATACTGTAGGCAACCATCATGATAGCCAACAGGAAAGGGAGGAGACGTATGGACAATTATCTCCCCTCACAGGGGAATTTCTTTCAATATCCAGAAACAAGAGTGACTCATGAAATGAGACAATATGCTTACCAGCGGCCATATCCCTTCATTGGTGGTTTTGCAGGAGGACTCGCTGGAGGACTTGCAGGAGGTTTATTAGGTGCTTTTCTAATTCCAGGATTATATGGTGGTGGATATGGCTATCCTCCGCCGCGACCAGGATATGGTTATCCAGGTCCTGGCTATGGCGGTTATCCGGGATATCCCGGAAATCCTGGAGGATACTCTCCTTATGGATATGGACCATACCGATCATAATCGTAATAAAAAGCAAAGGACTTCCTTTGCTTTTTATTTTGTCAATTTAAAAAGGTTTCCATGTTAATTGACGAGCTTTCGCGAATCGCTTGTTTACTTCATTCCAATTAACAATACTCCACCAGTTATCAATGTATTGCTTTCGTTTATTTTCGTACTGTAAATAATAAGCATGCTCCCATACGTCAATGGCAAGGAGGGGAACGATATCCCATTGGCTCAAGTTTTGATGTTTCTCTGCCTGAAGAATTTCAAGTCTTCTTGATACAGGTGACCAAACTAAGATTGCCCAGCCGGAACCTTCTACTTTATTTGCAGCATTCGTAAACTGTTGCTTAAATTGATTAAAGGAGCCAAAACTCTTTTGAATTTCAGATAGGAGTTCACTATCCGGTTTTCCACCTTTAGGACTCATAACACGCCAAAATAAGGTGTGAAGATAATGACCCGCTCCGTTGAAAGCTAATTCACGTTCCCAATGCTTAATGAGGTCAAAGTCATTGTTCTTTCTAGCTTCCTGTAAGGCAAGTTCCGCTTTGTTTAATCCATCAACATAGCTTTTGTGGTGAATATCATGGTGTAGCTCCATTATCCTTGCACTAATTGCTGGTTCAAGTGCATTGTACTTGTATGGCAATGGAGGTAGTGTATGTTCTCCGATTGGAACGGAGGTCGTATTTTCTTGCAAGTTTCGCCATTGATCATATAAGTTTTGAGCTACTTCATACCATGCCTTTTCTTGGTCACCATCAAAACGCTCTTCTGAACGTTGCATGTCGTCTAACCACTTTTCTGTTTGACGAAGTAAGGGGGATTTCAATTGATCATGAGCTTTACTAGCTAAGACTCGATCTCTTAGTAGATATCCCCATTCAAGAAGTTTATCTGACAATTCTTTCATCCCCTCAATTCTTATTTAGACGTTATTACTATATGAGTCGTGTTACTAAATTGTTTCAATCTCTTAATAAATGTTTTTAATATGAAACATTTGGGTAACCCCTCTTTATGGAGTTTTACGTTAAGGGGGATTATTATGGGGAAAAAAATGAACGAAGAACCACATACAGGGAAAAAAGAAGGGTTAAGGAAAAAGAAGCGTTTTGCTCGAAATGTATTATTAACAGCAGCTTTTTTAATGGTGTTTGTCTTAACTTTTGGGGGTTACCAAACGTATGCGTACATTAACGAAGCACCAACGCTTGAAGGAAATAAATTAAGCTTACCGCAATCTTCTACTTTATTTGATGCTGAAGGAAACAAAATAACTGACATCGTCGGGAAAGAACATCGGAAGGTTGTTTCATTTGATGAAATTCCTGAACATGTCGTGAATGCTTTTATTGCAGTTGAAGATGTAAGGTATTGGGATCACAACGGTGTTGATATTAAACGAATTGGTGGAGCCGTTGTCGCAAATATCCAAGATGGGTTTGGGGCAGAAGGAGCAAGTACGATTACACAACAGGTCGTTAAAAATATGCTTCTTGAACCTGAAAAGACCGTAAAACGTAAAGTACAGGAAGCTTACCTTGCAATGGAATTAGAAAAGCAGTATTCCAAAGAAGAAATTTTAGAAATGTATTTAAATAAAATTTATTTTGGTCAGGGAGCCTATGGCGTTGCAACGGCAGCTGAGACATATTTTAATAAGTCACTTGAAGAGTTAACAACGGCTGAAGCTGCTTTATTAGCGGGACTTCCACAGCGTCCGTCTGGATATGATCCATATAAACATCCGGACATCGCAACTGATCGTCGGGCCACGGTACTAAGCTTAATGGAGCAACATGGGTTTATTTCTGTTCAAGAACGTGAAGAGGCGGCTTCTGTCGCTATTGAAGACACAATTGTAGAGAAGAAAAATCAGTCTACAACGAACGATGCTTTTATTGATCAAGTGATCGATGATTTAGAGAAAGCAGGTATCCCTGAAGATGCTCTTTATTCAGGAGGATTAGAAATTCATACAACGTTAGACGCTCAAGCACAGGAAATTGTCGACGAGTCGCTTACAACAAATCAAGTAGTTGAATACCCCGATGAGGAATTTAGAGCGGGTATTTCTCTTGTTGATACTCAGTCTGGTGCTATTCGTGCCATAGGTGGCAATCGTCAAACCGGGGAAGACGACGTGCAAAAAGGGTTTAATTATGCAACGCAATTAGAACGTTCACCAGGTTCTACGATCAAGCCAATTCTTGATTATGCACCAGGTATAGAAAAACTTAAATGGTCAACAAATCAACAGTTTATCGATGAAGAACTTGAATTGAATGGAAAAGAATTTAGTAATTGGAATGACGAGTTTCAAGGCAGTGTTTCAATTCGAGAAGCACTACAATGGTCTTATAATATTCCTGCTATTAAAGCATTTATGGAAGTTGGAGGAGAAGAAGCGCAAAGCTTTGCTGAGAAACTTGGCATTTCAATTGAAGAAACATATCCGGCCTATGCAATCGGTGGCTTTGCGAATGGAATCTCACCTTTACAGCTTTCAGGAGCGTATGCGGCGTTTGGTTCTGGCGGAACTTTTCACGAACCTTATAGTGTAGAGAAAGTAGTCTATCCAAACGGAAAAGAAATGCAACTTTCCTCAGAACCTGAAAAAGCAATGAGTGAAGGAACAGCTTATATGATTACAGATATGTTACGAACCGTCGTTAAAGAAGGGACGGGCATGCAGGCAGCTGTCAAAGGGTTAGATATAGCCGGAAAGACGGGAACAACGAGTCTTGAAGAAGGCATTCATGGAGATGGTGTATCAGACGCATGGTTCTCTGGATATACAACAAACTACACTGCAGCAGTTTGGACCGGATACGATAAAACCACTCAAAATGCTTACATTCATAAAGAAGATGATGACATTGCAAAATTGTTATTCCAACATGTAATGAGTGAAGTATCAAAAGGAAAAGATACGCCAGATTTTGAACAGCCTGATTCAGTTGAAGAGATTGAAATTGATAAAACATCTGGACTACGTGCAAATAATGCAACGCCTTCATCAAATATTATTAAAGAACTTTATTTTAAAGGAGAAGAGCCGAAAAAAGCTCCTTTGCCTAAAAAGAAAGAACCATTAAATGATAGTGAAAATGATCAAACCGATAAGAAACGCGAGACCGAAAAAACTGCAGATAACGCTGCAAAAGAAAAAAAGCAACCTGAGAAAAAAGTAGAAGAAAAGCCACAGCCAAAACCAAATAATTCTGTAAAGGAAAAAGAAAAGGAAGAGGAAAAGCAAAAACCTAAGAAACAGAAAGAGCCGGAAGTAAAACAAGAGGAACAAAATAAACCAGAAGAAAAAAAGGAAGAACAGAATAAACCAGAAGAGCCATCAACCGATCCAGTAGAAAGTTCAGAGTCCGATAACCCTGGAAATGCTGATGGTGAGAGTACCGAAGAAAACGGGACGACACCAGATCCAAATAATAGTGAAACAGGTAATGGAGACTCAGGTAATGAAGAAACGAGTGAAGATGAAACTGGTACCGAAGAAAATGGTGACAACTCAGGAAACGCTGATCAGTCTGACGATACGGGAGGAGGTACGACTGGCAGTAACTCCTCATCAGGTACAAATGATGACAGCGGAAGTAGTGAAGAAGGCGAGGAGTCAGAACCTGTGGAAAGTGAAGAAGCAAGTGAACCATCAGAAAGTCCAGAAAATAAGCCTTCTGAAGAAGAGACTTCCTCTTCTCAGAAGACCAACGATTCTACTGTAGAAGAAAAAAAGAAAGAAAATCCAACTGAATAACCTCAATTTGTGACCAATGTAACAGCCATAGAAAGTAGCCTCCATTATGATGAAGAAGGAAATAAAATTCATCAAATGGAGGTTTTTAATATGAAAGCAGCCGTTGTACATGCATTTAAAGAGCCCTTATCTGTTAAAAATGTGGACAAACCTATTATTGGTCATGGTGAAATATTAGTGCGTATTAAAGCATGTGGCGTGTGTCATACGGATTTACATGCTGCACACGGAGATTGGCCAGTAAAACCTAAACTACCGCTTATCCCTGGTCATGAAGGTGCAGGAATTATTGAGGAAATAGGAGACGGCGTAACACATTTGAAGGTAGGAGACCGCGTTGGTGTACCGTGGCTCTACTCTGCGTGTGGCCACTGTGAGTATTGCTTGACTGGACGCGAAACGCTTTGTAAAGAGCAACAAAATGCTGGCTATTCTGTAGATGGTGGCTATGCACAGTATTGCAAAGCAGATGCTGATTACGCAGTTAAAATTCCAGATAACTTAAGCTTTGAAGAAGTAGCGCCAATCTTTTGTGCAGGAGTTACAACTTACAAAGCTCTGAAAGTGACGGAGGCAAAGCCTGGGCAGTGGGTCGGTATTTATGGAGTTGGTGGCTTAGGACACGTTGCTGTTCAATACGCGAAAGCGATGGGACTTCACGTCGTTGCTGTTGATACGCATAATGAAAAGCTTGCTTTAGCAAAAGAACTTGGCGCAGATCTTACAGTGAATCCTCTAGAAGAAAACTCAGCAGAATTTATTCAACGAGAAATTGGAGGGGCCCATAGTACAGTTTGTACAGCTGTTTCTAAGCCCGCTTTTAGTGAAGCTTACGCAGCTGTTCGCCGAGGTGGTAGTGTCGTTGCCGTTGGATTACCACCAGAGGAGATGCCGATTCCTATTTTTGATACGGTCCTAAATGGAGTGAAAGTAATTGGTTCTATTGTTGGGACGCGTAAGGATTTAATGGAAGCTCTCCAATTTGCTGCTGAAGGAAAAGTGAAAACGATCATTGAGACTCGTCCGCTAGAAGAGATTAATCAAATTTTTGAAGAACTCGAAAATGGAGACATTAATGGAAGAGTTGTTCTTACGTTCGAATAAAAAAACCGCCACTGGCGGTTTTTTATGTTGGAGGAGCTAATGGTACATATGGTGTTGTTTCAGAAGTTTGTGCACTTGGGAGGTCAGGAGCGGGTTCGGTATATCCCCCCGTGTTATATAGGTTCGAAAGTGGTTTAATCATACCAGCACTGCCAATTTGGAGAACGGAAGAATTCGAGATTCCATCGACTCTTAGCTGGTGAATGACGATGTTTTGGTTCACAAAGAAATTCACGAATCCTCAGCTCCCTAATTGTTAGCAGTGATGTTTTCATCGGCAACGTCTGGATCAAGCGAATTTGTTAAGCTGAATCCATTGTTTACAATATGAAAGTCCCCTGTATTGAATCCTCCTGAACCAGCATATGTTTTAGAAGTTGATTTCGGTGTGGTGTTAAAACTGTCGCCAAAGTTAACGACTCCACCTGCGCTATTAATTTTAACTGGTCCTACAATTGAAGGCATGGTTGAACACCCTTTAATTTGTTATACAGTAGTGTATGTGCTTGTAAGTCGATACGTTCTTAATCTTCATCTGCATAAGGATCCGAGAAATACTCGCGGTTATGTTTTACTCGAGCTTCTGTGCGAATCGTTCTTGTAGATCCTACGTGAAGAACAGATGACGCAGCGATACCTGTGATACGTATGCTACCAACTTTAATAATTGGATTCTCATGTATCGTCGTTTGCCTTAGATCTTCAGTAAGAAGAGGAAGGGGCAGGGGTTGTGAGTAAATTGGGAATTGTGTCAGGTCTTCAACTTCATTGCCATCAAATATGGGTTGTTCTCTTTGTAAGGCATAAATTTTTGTTTCAGGTGTAATTTGATTGCTATCACCAATTTGCACAATGCCACTACTATCGAGTGAGGTGACATAAACCCAGTTTACAAGCGAGGATCGGCTATACATAAAATCATATCCTTATGACGTTGATAGCGGTACAAAAGGTCTTGAGATGATTAAAGATTCCGGAGGCGTATCAAAAATAGATGAGCAAACAATCGATTCGGTGTCACCTACTAGAAATACAGAAGAACTTGCGACCGCCGTAATATCAACATGACCAACTGATAACCCCCTATTAATAACGGTGTAATTCACTTTAAATCACTCCTTCCAGGTAAATTTTTCAGGAAAGCTTCCATACCGTTTGAGATGTCTCGCTTGATTTTTGCTGATACATCTTCTACTAGTTTCTCTATATTTCCGTCAGGTGAGCGCGTCGCTTGTTGGCTCACATAATAATTAATTCTTTGATCAAGCTGCTTTTGAATGTCATTTAAAATAAAGTGGCGGTACGGGTCATCGAGTGGATACTGATATGTCTTTTCTAATTCGCCTAATTTTTGTAACGCACCATTTTGCATATACGACTGCACATTCTGTTGAATTGATTGGATTGCTTCAGGTGGAACATTAGAAGAATTCATCCCATTTCCGCCATTTACGGTGAAGTCATCAAGCACATCGGCCCCTCCATTAGGTGTTAGACCAATATTTAATGTACCATCCAGTCTTTCAATTTTTAATTGATCGAATTTGTATTCGATTTTTTCGATATTGGTTCTTGGGGATTTAGATAATTCATTGCAATTATCTCTTAACTCATCAATCATATCTTCAAGCATCTTGATACGATTGTTTTGTTGTTCAATGCTTTGTTGCATCCGCTGTAAGATCGCGTAGAAATTATCGTTTGGATACATTGACCATCAACTCCCGTATCAAAATGTTGGTTTCACCTTATTTAATTGTATGTTGTAAATAAATTTAGGTGAATGCCCTCTTATATATTCGCAACAACATTTTGATCCGCAACATCACTATCGTTTACACTTGTCACGCTATAAGAGCTGCTCACGTTTAAGGCATCCCCAGTATTAAAAGACCCTCCACCTGCAAAGGTTCTTATGGCACTGGTTGGAGATACAATAAAGACATCGCCGACGTGGAAAACACCACTACTTCCGATCGTGTTTACTTTAATAGCTCCGACGATTGCCGGCATGGTTTC from Bacillus sp. Cs-700 encodes the following:
- a CDS encoding M48 family metallopeptidase, with the translated sequence MKKTYTLEWKIQYTEHITFKKELCDSRMNHSKQLTSTSETSLFIILLVFSILTYIFLFFSVIGIVIIALLWLISFFSHGLFLGQIRSNGVKITDNQYPQINQKVYDLCKEMNIFKIPSVYVVESAGILNAFATRLLGRNFVVLYSDIFELIEEGAEDEVTFILAHELAHIKRNHILKQILLLPGNVVPFLGSAYSRACEYTCDRMGAYFIENGECAGNGLMILAVGKRLYQSVNKDAYIMQLQSERSFFVWLSELLSTHPPLPKRIAAVETFMYMREETHFPAPRKKIVILSLIIFLFFVGGVGSAVVASEVIIPSLSSVFEEESVFDDGEVTGITPLMEAIMSEDEAEFQSLISTGNLEATDSDGWNALHYAAEYPEDEKMLETLLDLGMDPNQHDHYGMTPLMVSSQNGFVSKVEHLLVAGADPNLEDQEGWTPLIYIAYMEPTNRNDLYEMLLAAGADPFKEDEAGYTAIDYARDAGNEADVKLLSQ
- a CDS encoding DinB family protein, whose product is MNDSQVLKQFTFWRYRTIQALDAVTEEQADCLPEGFTNTVRWNLGHILVTAEFALDRFTGMEKSLPGNFSPLFKAGTRPEQWAESPPSLAEIKYYLLEQINLIKELEGKLRDPLQHEFSIGSYLELETIGELLLFLMNHENLHLGTISGIKRAQGIKELWKKASV
- the aceA gene encoding isocitrate lyase translates to MTKQTAASLQENWKQERFKGIERPYSPEEVLRLQGSIQIEYTLAKRGSERLWKLVNEEDFVNALGALTGNQAVQQVKAGLKAIYLSGWQVAADANVSGQMYPDQSLYPVNSVPQVVKRINQALQRADQIEHSEGIHDRDWFVPIVADAEAGFGGALNVFELMKSMIEAGAAAVHFEDQLSSEKKCGHLGGKVLLPTQQAVKNLISARLAADVMGVPTLIIARTDANAANLITSDVDKYDGEFLTGERTPEGFFYTKPGLDQAIARGLAYAPYADLIWCETSEPNLEEAQKFANAIHERFPGKLLAYNCSPSFNWKKKLDDETIAKFQRELGKMGYKFQFVTLAGFHALNHSMFELARDYKDNGMAAYSRLQQAEFASEADGYSATRHQREVGTGYFDTVSQVITGGTSSTTALKGSTEEEQFTSTK
- a CDS encoding glycine/sarcosine/betaine reductase selenoprotein B family protein, giving the protein MIEKVEQAVQQNWVPSFRYEKNETSPFTPFNKDLSNAKGALISTGGFYVKGQTPFNDNFGLGDPSYREIPVSTSLKDLSISHEHYDQTNARQDANVLFPLDVMKELQEEGRIGELAETHYSFMGYIPTPHPLKNVTAQEVAQKLLKENVDFALLVPS
- a CDS encoding superoxide dismutase, which produces MSDKLLEWGYLLRDRVLASKAHDQLKSPLLRQTEKWLDDMQRSEERFDGDQEKAWYEVAQNLYDQWRNLQENTTSVPIGEHTLPPLPYKYNALEPAISARIMELHHDIHHKSYVDGLNKAELALQEARKNNDFDLIKHWERELAFNGAGHYLHTLFWRVMSPKGGKPDSELLSEIQKSFGSFNQFKQQFTNAANKVEGSGWAILVWSPVSRRLEILQAEKHQNLSQWDIVPLLAIDVWEHAYYLQYENKRKQYIDNWWSIVNWNEVNKRFAKARQLTWKPF